A region of Pirellulaceae bacterium DNA encodes the following proteins:
- a CDS encoding sigma-70 family RNA polymerase sigma factor, with protein sequence MADTKNVALSYETIDPDARLMLRVREGEADAFEELVRRYQGRLLTVLENLVGKRELAEDLAQEVFLRVFRARQTYVAEAKFSTWLFTIANNVAKNSHRSRSRRKEVHAANNSASGATNANPLEQMAQAASGLMPTRQLDRVERAEMVRLAMETLNERQRMAVLLSKFEGMSYADIATTMDLSTSAIKSLLTRARTNLKIVLQPYIEQGEGLDEFASDSDESK encoded by the coding sequence TTGGCTGACACGAAAAACGTTGCATTATCCTATGAAACCATCGATCCAGACGCGCGGCTCATGCTGCGCGTTCGGGAGGGTGAGGCAGATGCCTTCGAAGAACTCGTACGTCGCTATCAGGGGAGACTGCTCACCGTACTCGAAAACTTAGTAGGCAAACGAGAACTTGCCGAAGATCTGGCCCAGGAAGTTTTTCTGCGGGTGTTTCGAGCGAGGCAGACTTACGTTGCAGAAGCAAAGTTTTCGACTTGGTTATTTACGATTGCAAACAACGTCGCCAAAAACTCACACCGCTCACGATCCCGCAGGAAAGAGGTGCATGCCGCCAACAATAGCGCGAGCGGAGCCACGAATGCCAATCCCCTCGAACAGATGGCTCAGGCAGCCAGCGGCTTAATGCCCACTCGCCAACTCGATCGCGTCGAACGGGCGGAAATGGTACGCCTTGCGATGGAAACACTCAACGAACGACAACGAATGGCCGTTTTGCTGAGTAAATTCGAGGGAATGAGCTATGCCGACATTGCCACTACCATGGATCTTTCAACATCCGCGATTAAGTCTTTGCTGACTCGCGCACGAACCAACCTGAAAATCGTATTGCAGCCTTACATCGAGCAAGGCGAAGGACTCGACGAATTCGCATCTGACTCAGATGAGTCAAAATAG
- the rlmN gene encoding 23S rRNA (adenine(2503)-C(2))-methyltransferase RlmN has product MNSITSSLTGELETWLKEQNQPAFRYRQIVNWMFAGRAGSFADMTNLPQSLRDALSRDFRLWSTQVTRHTKAADGTEKLLLQFRDTSQIECVLLREGQRRTICISTQVGCAMGCVFCASGLDGIKRNLTTDEIIEQMLRLQRLLPLEERLSHIVVMGMGEPLANLDYLLPALDWAHADRGLGISARRITISTVGLPKSIDRLSRLAIPYHLAVSLHAPTDPLRNRLVPVNHQIGLQSIMEASDRYFEVSGRRLTFEYVLLAEENDRVEQAQQLARLLQGRNALLNIIPYNTVDDLPYRTPTPHAVQQFCKALTSQGIQVQVRQRKGDKINAACGQLRRTTEMDSSDQAPGLNSPVVNLDRPFSNPDQQSSKSQE; this is encoded by the coding sequence ATGAACAGCATCACGTCATCCCTCACCGGCGAGTTGGAAACTTGGCTGAAAGAGCAGAATCAGCCTGCTTTCCGTTACCGCCAAATCGTCAACTGGATGTTTGCAGGCCGCGCCGGCAGTTTTGCAGACATGACGAATCTTCCCCAATCGCTCCGAGATGCGCTCTCCCGAGATTTCAGGCTTTGGTCGACGCAGGTCACTCGACACACGAAGGCAGCCGACGGAACTGAAAAGCTATTGCTGCAGTTCCGGGACACCAGCCAAATCGAATGCGTTTTGTTGCGGGAAGGTCAGCGACGAACAATCTGTATCAGCACTCAAGTTGGCTGTGCCATGGGCTGCGTGTTTTGCGCGAGTGGTCTCGACGGTATCAAGCGCAACTTGACGACTGACGAAATCATTGAGCAGATGCTTCGTCTCCAGCGTCTACTGCCACTCGAGGAGCGTCTGAGTCACATCGTGGTAATGGGCATGGGCGAGCCACTGGCGAATCTAGATTATCTCTTACCCGCACTGGATTGGGCACATGCAGACCGGGGGCTCGGCATCAGCGCGCGACGCATCACGATTTCAACCGTTGGCCTGCCAAAATCAATTGATCGGCTCTCCCGGCTCGCGATCCCCTATCATCTGGCCGTCTCCTTGCACGCCCCCACCGACCCCCTTCGCAACCGACTGGTTCCGGTAAATCATCAAATTGGACTCCAATCAATCATGGAAGCCTCCGACCGATATTTTGAGGTTTCGGGCCGGCGACTCACCTTCGAATACGTCTTACTGGCGGAGGAAAACGATCGCGTCGAACAGGCCCAACAACTGGCTCGCTTGCTCCAAGGACGAAATGCGCTGCTCAACATAATCCCCTACAACACGGTCGACGACTTACCCTATCGAACCCCTACACCCCATGCCGTTCAACAGTTTTGCAAAGCCTTAACGTCACAGGGCATCCAAGTTCAAGTCCGCCAACGCAAGGGAGATAAAATCAACGCAGCCTGCGGACAGTTACGACGTACGACTGAAATGGACTCCAGCGATCAGGCTCCAGGACTGAATTCGCCTGTGGTGAACCTTGACCGACCATTCAGCAATCCTGATCAACAAAGCTCTAAGTCACAAGAATGA
- a CDS encoding M20/M25/M40 family metallo-hydrolase, with amino-acid sequence MPARTAKRKAIPAQDFDLELLMELMAIPGKSGEEAEVARYLTERLVEAGAKSSWIRHDQAHRATPIDGGTGNLVLKLPGNRRPRRMLVSHLDTVPICVGAKPVRRGNRIRSADPKTGLGADNRAGCAVTLLTALKLIRDPRPHPPLTFLWTVQEEIGLHGARQANLKLLGNPQLAFNWDGGLAAKLTIGATGGYRMEILVRGIASHAGGAPEQGVSAIAIASLAIADLHQQGWHGLIEKSGKVGTSNVGVVRGGAATNVVTDELFVRAEARSHDARFRERIVRQIEKAFQRAVKQVRNASGKTGRVEFDGRLDYDSFCLDTKEPCVIAAQAAVESLGETAELAIANGGLDANWLSARGIPTVSLGCGQLNQHMVSEALDVRQFRRACKIAEALALGD; translated from the coding sequence ATGCCAGCGCGAACCGCGAAACGAAAAGCGATCCCAGCTCAAGATTTTGATCTTGAATTGTTGATGGAGTTGATGGCGATCCCGGGGAAGAGTGGGGAGGAAGCGGAAGTTGCCCGATACCTCACGGAGCGATTGGTTGAGGCGGGTGCCAAGTCGAGTTGGATTCGTCATGATCAGGCCCATCGCGCGACGCCCATCGATGGCGGTACGGGAAATCTCGTGCTCAAATTACCTGGAAATCGACGCCCTCGAAGAATGCTGGTCTCCCATCTGGATACGGTGCCTATTTGTGTAGGGGCCAAGCCTGTTCGGCGCGGCAACCGTATTCGATCTGCAGACCCGAAAACCGGTTTGGGTGCCGATAATCGGGCCGGCTGTGCCGTCACTCTGCTAACCGCCTTGAAGTTAATCCGCGATCCTCGCCCTCACCCACCGTTGACGTTTCTGTGGACGGTGCAGGAGGAAATTGGCTTACATGGCGCTCGGCAAGCTAATTTGAAGCTGCTCGGGAATCCGCAATTGGCTTTCAACTGGGACGGAGGCTTAGCCGCCAAGCTCACCATCGGTGCGACGGGCGGTTATCGAATGGAGATTCTGGTCCGCGGAATCGCCAGTCATGCCGGCGGAGCTCCCGAGCAAGGAGTAAGTGCGATTGCCATTGCGTCCTTGGCAATTGCTGATCTGCATCAACAAGGCTGGCATGGGTTGATCGAGAAGTCCGGAAAGGTTGGAACGAGCAACGTTGGAGTTGTTCGTGGCGGAGCAGCAACAAACGTGGTGACGGATGAACTCTTTGTACGTGCGGAGGCTCGTAGTCACGATGCTCGTTTTCGTGAACGTATCGTGCGGCAGATCGAGAAAGCATTTCAACGCGCTGTTAAGCAAGTTCGGAATGCGTCAGGGAAAACTGGCCGTGTCGAGTTCGACGGTCGTCTGGATTACGATTCCTTCTGTTTGGACACGAAAGAACCTTGTGTGATTGCTGCCCAAGCCGCCGTCGAAAGCTTGGGTGAAACGGCTGAACTCGCAATTGCGAATGGTGGCCTCGACGCGAATTGGTTGAGTGCTCGTGGCATTCCGACGGTCAGCCTGGGGTGCGGTCAGTTAAATCAGCACATGGTTTCCGAAGCGTTGGACGTGCGGCAATTTCGCCGGGCGTGCAAGATTGCTGAAGCTCTCGCTCTGGGGGATTAA